A DNA window from Acidihalobacter prosperus contains the following coding sequences:
- a CDS encoding PCP reductase family protein gives MNDASLPWDDDARQRLEKMPAFVRPMAQAKIEKAAREAGESRVTAAFIESQKSRLMG, from the coding sequence ATGAACGACGCATCCCTGCCCTGGGACGACGACGCCCGCCAGCGACTGGAAAAAATGCCTGCCTTCGTGCGCCCCATGGCCCAGGCGAAAATCGAGAAAGCCGCACGCGAAGCCGGCGAGAGCCGGGTCACCGCCGCCTTCATCGAAAGCCAGAAATCCCGCTTGATGGGCTAG
- a CDS encoding gamma-glutamylcyclotransferase family protein: MELTTEKQVLYFAYGSNMASARLRARVPSARACGIGRLRGHRLTFHLLSGNDGSAKCDACASGREADEVYGVLFSLAASELAILDRFEGLGVAYERVLLGISPERGKPVQAHVYRALAAMPGSLPYDWYKTHVVRGAREHGLPEEYVACLEAVPARTDADAARRARELAIYA; encoded by the coding sequence ATGGAATTGACGACAGAGAAGCAGGTGCTTTATTTCGCTTACGGCTCGAACATGGCGAGTGCGCGACTGCGCGCGCGCGTACCCTCGGCGCGCGCCTGCGGCATCGGCCGCTTGCGGGGGCACCGGCTGACCTTTCATCTGCTCAGCGGCAACGACGGCTCGGCGAAATGCGATGCCTGCGCAAGCGGACGCGAAGCCGATGAGGTGTATGGCGTCCTGTTTTCCCTGGCAGCGTCCGAGCTGGCGATTCTGGATCGGTTCGAGGGTCTGGGCGTCGCCTACGAGCGCGTATTGCTGGGGATATCGCCCGAACGCGGCAAGCCGGTGCAGGCGCATGTTTACCGCGCCTTGGCAGCGATGCCGGGTTCCCTGCCTTACGACTGGTACAAGACGCATGTCGTGCGCGGCGCGCGCGAGCACGGACTGCCCGAGGAGTACGTGGCGTGCCTCGAAGCGGTTCCGGCGCGTACCGATGCGGACGCCGCACGGCGCGCGCGCGAACTGGCGATCTACGCATGA
- a CDS encoding bifunctional diguanylate cyclase/phosphodiesterase → MSLRGRLLLLIGLTLLPAFGLMLIVGRIQHDAIRNEAERYALTLIQAQAANQIEMLNEAHVTLDLLARIPQMVQSGATCRNLLPQYADRVLARFNEIGIARADGKILCSMHKPGSRTIDHPIITDADDPSDMGFRLSNQGVSAQGGPRVLTALYPLANSQGRLHHILFATLPQHWFTNSVSQTPLPPGAFFTLLGHDRHVLARYPDSAQSRSDARALLERIQPHLGQATSWTGRTRLDGHEWAVTSTALDAKAMPDGPQIIVAIPLATAMRDAAHAFYWNLGVLAVFALAALAFAWYSGGMLILRPVRRLMGAADMIATGRYAVRTGIRTGPSEIIALGRAFDDMAGALEARIREDEIHRVRIARLNRIYRMLSAINGAIIRIRDRDQLLQETCRIVVEQGHFGFAWAGLIEQGSDILGLKAHAGDAGEFLDAIRVSLDPEHPEGRGLAGNAIRSGEPQIANHVEDDPRLTPWRRELNAVGIRSAAAFPLRVHGMTVGVLVLYAREHDYFDEQEITLLDELAADSSLGLEHIAKDQQISFLANWDTLTQLPNRDLFEDRLRQALHRAQRHRRHTAVLGISVVNQPAISDRMGRAVGDRLMLETASRLGALALERVPGVALTDHIARLGNHDFGLVISDLEGTGDLVTALRMIHTALAGSIVIGREAVDPDVRIGVAVYPRDAEDADTLVHHALFAAHVQTSSEQHRHTAFYSAGEDTAAQARYALEAALRTAIELQQFDLEYQPRIDARTGRIASAEALIRWQRPGHGRVPPNAFISVLEQTGLIVKVGEWAMQRALEQRLRMRDRLPDDFVISVNASSQELQATDYVARTRRLLRFTGARPEWLEIEITESGLVDSGGSTLEQLTGLKNLGVRLSIDDFGTGYSSLSYLRQFPVDALKIDQAFVREIGRAEDALLIVKSIIGLAKALNLSVIAEGVETAAQAQTLKQEGCDELQGFHFGRPLRAEAFEALFGPPPPPACA, encoded by the coding sequence ATGAGCCTACGCGGCCGGCTGCTGCTCCTGATCGGACTCACGCTGCTGCCCGCATTCGGTCTGATGCTGATCGTCGGCCGCATCCAGCACGACGCCATTCGCAACGAAGCCGAGCGCTACGCGCTGACCCTGATCCAGGCGCAGGCCGCCAACCAGATCGAAATGCTCAACGAGGCGCATGTCACGCTCGACCTGCTGGCCAGAATTCCGCAAATGGTGCAATCAGGCGCCACATGTCGCAACCTCCTGCCGCAATACGCGGATCGCGTACTGGCGCGCTTCAATGAAATCGGCATTGCGCGTGCGGACGGCAAGATTCTGTGCAGCATGCACAAGCCGGGTAGCCGCACGATCGATCACCCGATCATCACCGACGCGGACGATCCATCCGATATGGGCTTCCGGCTCAGCAATCAGGGCGTATCCGCGCAAGGCGGACCGCGCGTACTCACGGCCCTTTATCCGCTCGCAAATTCGCAGGGGCGCCTGCACCATATCCTGTTTGCCACGCTGCCCCAGCACTGGTTCACCAACAGCGTGTCGCAAACACCCCTGCCACCGGGCGCCTTCTTCACGTTGCTCGGCCATGACCGCCATGTGCTCGCGCGCTACCCGGATTCTGCGCAAAGCCGCAGCGATGCCCGTGCGTTGCTGGAGCGCATACAGCCACACCTCGGACAGGCGACGTCCTGGACCGGCCGCACGCGGCTCGACGGCCACGAATGGGCGGTCACCTCGACTGCCCTGGACGCAAAGGCGATGCCGGACGGGCCGCAAATCATCGTCGCCATCCCACTGGCTACGGCGATGCGGGATGCCGCCCATGCGTTCTATTGGAACCTCGGCGTACTTGCCGTCTTCGCGCTGGCCGCGCTTGCATTCGCCTGGTACAGCGGCGGTATGCTGATACTGCGTCCGGTAAGACGCCTTATGGGTGCGGCCGACATGATCGCCACCGGACGATATGCCGTGCGTACCGGCATACGTACGGGTCCCAGCGAAATCATCGCCCTGGGCCGCGCCTTCGACGATATGGCCGGCGCGCTGGAGGCCCGTATTCGCGAGGACGAAATCCATCGCGTACGCATCGCACGCCTCAATCGTATCTATCGCATGCTCAGCGCCATCAATGGCGCCATCATCCGCATTCGCGACCGCGACCAGTTACTGCAGGAGACCTGCCGCATCGTGGTCGAGCAAGGGCACTTCGGCTTCGCCTGGGCCGGACTTATCGAACAGGGCAGCGACATCCTCGGCCTCAAGGCGCACGCTGGCGATGCGGGCGAATTCCTCGATGCGATCCGAGTCTCGCTCGACCCAGAACACCCGGAAGGGCGCGGCCTGGCCGGCAATGCCATCCGCAGCGGCGAACCGCAGATCGCCAACCATGTCGAGGACGATCCGCGCCTGACGCCCTGGCGCCGAGAGCTGAACGCCGTCGGCATCCGCTCGGCGGCCGCCTTTCCGTTGCGCGTTCACGGCATGACCGTGGGTGTGCTGGTGCTCTATGCACGCGAACACGACTATTTCGACGAACAGGAAATCACCCTGCTCGATGAACTGGCAGCGGACAGTTCGCTGGGGCTGGAACATATTGCCAAGGACCAACAGATCAGTTTCCTGGCGAACTGGGACACCCTCACCCAGCTGCCCAACCGCGACCTGTTCGAGGATCGTCTGCGGCAGGCTCTGCACCGCGCGCAAAGACATCGTCGGCATACCGCCGTACTGGGTATCAGCGTGGTGAATCAGCCCGCCATCAGCGACCGTATGGGCCGCGCGGTCGGCGACCGGCTGATGCTCGAAACCGCTTCGCGACTGGGCGCTCTCGCGCTCGAACGCGTTCCGGGCGTGGCGCTGACCGACCACATTGCGAGACTCGGCAATCACGATTTCGGCCTGGTCATTAGCGATCTCGAAGGCACCGGCGATCTGGTGACCGCGTTGCGCATGATCCACACCGCACTTGCCGGGTCGATCGTCATCGGGCGCGAGGCGGTCGATCCGGATGTACGCATCGGCGTAGCGGTCTATCCGCGCGATGCCGAAGACGCCGACACCCTTGTACACCACGCGCTGTTCGCCGCCCATGTGCAGACCAGCAGTGAGCAGCACCGCCATACGGCCTTCTATTCCGCAGGCGAGGATACCGCCGCGCAGGCACGCTACGCGTTGGAAGCCGCCCTGAGAACGGCCATCGAACTACAGCAGTTCGATCTCGAGTACCAACCGCGCATCGATGCCCGCACCGGCAGGATTGCGAGTGCGGAAGCACTGATCCGATGGCAAAGGCCCGGGCATGGACGCGTGCCGCCCAATGCATTCATTTCCGTGCTGGAGCAAACGGGCCTGATCGTGAAGGTCGGCGAGTGGGCCATGCAGCGCGCGCTCGAACAGCGCCTGCGCATGCGCGACAGACTGCCCGACGACTTTGTCATTTCGGTCAACGCCTCCAGCCAGGAATTGCAGGCAACCGACTACGTTGCGCGCACGCGCCGCTTGCTTCGATTCACTGGCGCCCGGCCCGAGTGGCTGGAAATCGAGATCACCGAATCCGGACTGGTCGACAGCGGCGGCTCGACACTGGAGCAGCTCACCGGGCTGAAAAATCTTGGCGTGCGACTGTCGATCGACGATTTCGGCACCGGCTATTCGTCGCTCAGCTACCTGCGCCAGTTCCCGGTCGACGCACTCAAGATCGATCAGGCCTTCGTGCGCGAAATCGGCCGTGCCGAAGACGCACTACTCATCGTGAAATCCATCATCGGCTTGGCCAAGGCGCTGAATCTGTCCGTCATCGCTGAAGGTGTCGAGACGGCGGCACAGGCACAGACGCTGAAACAGGAAGGTTGCGACGAGTTGCAGGGCTTCCACTTCGGCCGCCCCTTGCGCGCGGAGGCCTTCGAGGCCTTGTTCGGACCTCCGCCGCCCCCCGCATGCGCCTGA
- a CDS encoding LysR substrate-binding domain-containing protein, with translation MASPIKPGGTQARSALPLLDTDVLQSFVAIAETGSFTRAAQQVFRTPSALSMQIKRLEEMLGKSLFVRGARRVALTPEGELLLGYGRRLLRLNEETVAQFLAPALEGRVRFGTPDDVGTRILPDVLAQFARSHPAVEVDVTMGASLVLLSRLDEGELDLILVTADGDGELAGRGEAVHSEPLVWTCREGGAASQRTPIPLALANHGCVWRKTALSALDRAGLPYRIAYTSEHCAGQEAAMLADLAVAPFPASLVRPPLRRVGMEIGLPPLGDYQVRLIRRAACGPACDALAGHVTNRFMAGGRH, from the coding sequence ATGGCGTCACCTATCAAACCCGGCGGGACGCAAGCACGCAGCGCCTTGCCGCTGCTCGATACCGATGTGCTGCAATCCTTCGTGGCGATCGCCGAAACCGGTAGCTTCACGCGAGCGGCGCAGCAGGTATTTCGCACGCCCTCGGCCTTGAGCATGCAGATCAAGCGCCTGGAGGAAATGCTCGGGAAATCGCTGTTCGTTCGCGGTGCCCGCCGGGTGGCCCTGACGCCCGAGGGCGAACTGCTGCTGGGGTACGGCCGTCGCCTGTTGCGGCTCAACGAGGAGACGGTCGCGCAGTTTCTCGCCCCTGCGCTCGAGGGCCGCGTGCGTTTCGGCACCCCCGACGATGTCGGCACGCGAATCCTGCCGGATGTGCTGGCGCAGTTTGCGCGCAGCCACCCGGCCGTGGAGGTCGACGTGACCATGGGCGCCAGCCTGGTACTGCTGTCCCGGCTGGATGAGGGCGAACTCGACCTGATTCTGGTGACTGCCGATGGCGACGGAGAGCTGGCGGGTCGGGGAGAGGCGGTGCACAGCGAGCCTCTGGTCTGGACCTGTCGTGAGGGGGGGGCCGCGTCGCAGCGGACACCGATCCCTCTTGCGCTCGCCAACCATGGCTGCGTCTGGCGCAAGACGGCTTTGTCCGCGCTGGACCGGGCGGGACTGCCTTACCGTATCGCCTATACCAGCGAGCACTGCGCGGGCCAGGAGGCGGCCATGCTGGCGGATCTCGCCGTGGCGCCCTTCCCCGCCAGCCTCGTGCGTCCCCCGTTGCGGCGTGTGGGGATGGAGATTGGCCTGCCGCCGCTGGGGGACTATCAGGTGCGGCTGATCCGTCGCGCCGCTTGCGGGCCGGCCTGCGATGCTCTGGCGGGGCATGTCACCAATCGGTTCATGGCCGGAGGGCGGCATTGA
- a CDS encoding DUF1127 domain-containing protein, giving the protein MKQRDHRRHHPWRMALHRRIALWLDIRRQRRMLEQLLTYDDHLLDDLGYHRQDLLDALALPWHADALARLAHWREARRSGRR; this is encoded by the coding sequence ATGAAGCAACGCGACCACAGACGGCACCATCCATGGCGCATGGCACTGCACCGCCGGATAGCGCTCTGGCTGGATATCCGGCGACAGCGCCGGATGCTGGAGCAGCTGCTGACCTACGACGACCACCTATTGGACGACCTGGGTTACCACCGCCAGGACCTGTTGGATGCCCTTGCGTTGCCCTGGCATGCGGACGCCCTCGCACGCCTCGCGCATTGGCGAGAAGCGCGGCGTAGCGGTCGGCGCTAG
- a CDS encoding YdgA family protein, with amino-acid sequence MKKAIVSLGVLAALLVAAAAFGPLYTNRIVDRQIASVVAGINGQGVFEARYAPGTHRWFSQTDTLTLQPVDRPFKALRQGEVRPIVLHLHIAYGPFPFAAWRRDGVSLTPVGAVVDARVDGLERLMRKAGSQYRLRDVITLTGGNDFTLHVAAGNMQDGQGALLHWSASELVLHQRDGVLHGAGRSGELTISGGSQDAALHVDPVMLVVDHLRMVDGQAIGKLALSWGGLSASNMPNGNRVPQDLQMNGLKMALDTHLAGGIAAGDAVVSLASMKLNRHGDGTSPRLAVQGFEISTSSTDPKGGYTDSQVSWKLDKVDVGGQSYTPARMSLALDHLYVPALVDLMQRLRESEQRLGPQDTAASRQAMQRLLLVMMPPAQALLAHHPVLRLDELNVGTPQGRVTASGRASLEPVGGLTPSIATLSQDLVAEFKLSTPPVLARHVAASILARQGVPPYQLAQASQQYLDSLSAHGMLGMHDGAYTLDLGYRNGSLTLNGHPLGGG; translated from the coding sequence ATGAAGAAGGCCATCGTATCGCTCGGCGTGCTGGCCGCGCTGCTCGTCGCCGCGGCCGCCTTCGGGCCGCTATACACCAACCGTATCGTCGACCGCCAGATCGCATCCGTGGTCGCCGGCATCAATGGGCAGGGCGTGTTCGAGGCTCGCTATGCGCCGGGCACGCATCGATGGTTTTCGCAGACGGACACGCTTACCCTGCAGCCGGTCGACCGCCCGTTCAAGGCTCTGCGCCAGGGCGAGGTGCGGCCGATCGTCCTGCATCTGCATATCGCCTACGGCCCCTTCCCCTTTGCCGCCTGGCGGCGCGACGGCGTGAGTCTGACGCCGGTCGGCGCGGTGGTCGACGCGCGCGTCGACGGCTTGGAGCGGCTGATGCGCAAGGCCGGCAGTCAGTATCGCCTGCGCGACGTGATCACGCTGACCGGCGGGAACGATTTCACCCTGCACGTGGCGGCCGGCAACATGCAGGACGGTCAGGGCGCGCTGCTGCATTGGTCCGCCTCCGAACTCGTGCTGCACCAGCGCGACGGGGTGCTGCACGGGGCTGGGCGCTCGGGCGAGCTGACGATCTCAGGCGGCTCGCAGGATGCGGCGCTACACGTCGATCCGGTCATGCTGGTCGTCGATCACCTGCGCATGGTCGACGGCCAGGCCATCGGCAAGCTGGCCTTGTCGTGGGGCGGGTTATCGGCCAGCAACATGCCCAATGGCAATCGCGTACCGCAGGACTTGCAGATGAACGGCCTGAAGATGGCGTTGGACACCCATCTCGCCGGCGGCATCGCGGCGGGCGATGCGGTCGTGTCCCTGGCCTCGATGAAGCTGAACCGTCATGGCGATGGTACTTCGCCGCGGCTGGCGGTACAGGGCTTCGAGATCAGCACCTCGTCCACGGACCCCAAGGGCGGCTACACCGATTCCCAGGTGTCGTGGAAGCTCGACAAGGTGGACGTGGGCGGGCAGTCCTACACGCCGGCGCGCATGTCGCTCGCGCTGGATCACCTCTATGTTCCCGCCCTGGTCGATCTGATGCAGCGCCTGCGCGAAAGCGAGCAGAGGCTGGGGCCACAGGATACGGCGGCCTCGCGGCAGGCGATGCAGCGCCTGCTGCTCGTCATGATGCCGCCCGCACAGGCGCTGTTGGCTCACCATCCGGTGCTGCGGCTCGACGAGCTGAACGTCGGCACGCCGCAGGGCCGGGTGACCGCAAGCGGTCGTGCGAGTCTTGAGCCTGTAGGCGGCTTGACGCCTTCGATCGCCACCCTGTCGCAGGATCTGGTGGCCGAATTCAAGCTCAGCACGCCGCCGGTGCTGGCGCGCCATGTCGCGGCATCGATCCTCGCCCGGCAGGGCGTGCCGCCCTACCAGCTGGCGCAGGCCTCCCAACAATATCTGGACAGTCTCAGCGCGCACGGCATGCTGGGCATGCACGATGGCGCCTACACCCTCGATCTCGGCTATCGCAACGGCAGCCTGACGCTCAACGGGCACCCGCTGGGCGGCGGCTGA
- a CDS encoding AraC family transcriptional regulator — protein MDHHATTRRRQDAFSSAIDDLNRLPRACVSAEYSGHSAACQGWSNAGGNPARSVRMRRPPTGIVKAGSRRRMVKDARTAAYAQRFERVFAYIDRHLSDALSVDCLSQVANFSKFHFHRQFSQYAGISVTRYIQLMRLRRASYRLAFDDRSRVIDIALEAGFENPESFSRAFKQAFGQTPSQFRKCPAWRPWHQRYRFPKRERTRMMQVKIVDFPNTSVAALAHRGAPDGVNETALQFIAWRKASGLAPVASSNTYGIAYDDPASTPPEAFRFDICGAVDEAIPEDNPQGVVNKTIPGGRCAVVRHLGAHQRLGEAAYYLYRDWLPASGEELRDFPLFFHYLNLLPETPEHELVTDVYLPLK, from the coding sequence ATGGATCATCATGCAACCACACGGCGTCGACAAGACGCCTTCTCCTCCGCGATCGACGACTTGAACCGCTTGCCACGCGCTTGCGTGTCGGCTGAGTATTCGGGGCATTCCGCCGCGTGCCAGGGCTGGAGCAACGCCGGCGGCAATCCAGCAAGATCGGTCAGGATGCGGCGGCCTCCGACGGGCATAGTGAAGGCCGGATCGAGGAGGAGGATGGTGAAAGACGCTCGGACGGCCGCATACGCGCAACGCTTCGAAAGGGTGTTCGCCTACATCGACCGGCATCTGTCGGACGCGTTGTCCGTCGATTGCCTGAGCCAGGTGGCGAATTTTTCGAAGTTCCATTTCCACCGGCAGTTTTCGCAGTATGCCGGCATCAGCGTGACACGTTACATCCAGCTGATGCGGCTCAGGCGCGCCTCGTACCGGCTCGCGTTCGATGATCGTTCGCGGGTCATCGATATCGCGCTTGAGGCCGGGTTCGAAAATCCCGAGTCGTTCTCCCGGGCGTTCAAGCAGGCCTTTGGCCAAACGCCTTCTCAGTTCCGGAAATGTCCGGCCTGGCGGCCGTGGCATCAACGCTATCGATTTCCTAAGAGAGAGAGGACTCGGATGATGCAAGTGAAAATCGTGGATTTCCCGAATACGTCGGTCGCGGCCCTAGCGCATCGCGGCGCGCCCGATGGCGTGAACGAAACCGCCCTGCAATTCATCGCCTGGCGCAAGGCCAGTGGTCTTGCGCCGGTTGCGAGCAGCAACACCTACGGCATTGCCTACGACGACCCCGCGTCAACGCCGCCGGAGGCCTTTCGGTTCGATATCTGCGGCGCGGTGGACGAGGCGATTCCCGAGGATAATCCGCAGGGCGTGGTGAACAAGACGATACCTGGCGGACGCTGCGCCGTGGTCCGACATCTCGGTGCGCATCAGCGACTGGGCGAGGCAGCCTATTATCTTTATCGCGACTGGCTGCCGGCCAGCGGGGAGGAGCTGCGCGATTTCCCGCTGTTTTTCCATTACCTCAACCTGTTGCCGGAAACGCCGGAGCACGAGCTGGTCACCGACGTGTACCTGCCGCTGAAATGA